In Aquiflexum balticum DSM 16537, a single genomic region encodes these proteins:
- a CDS encoding fumarate reductase/succinate dehydrogenase flavoprotein subunit, with the protein MLNSKVPPGPIQEKWTQYKANCKLINPSNRRKYKVIVVGTGLAGSSVASSLSELGFQVEVFTFHESPRRAHSVAAQGGINAAKDYKNDGDSIWRMFYDTVKGGDFRSREANVYRMAECSLGLIDQAVAQGVPFAREYSGYLSNRSFGGVQVSRTFYARGQTGQQLLQGAYQALIRQSEVGLLTIHTRHEMLDLILEDGKAKGIVSRNLDNGQIKSHMADAVILATGGYGKIYYLSTLAMNCNATAIWRAHKKGAFFAAPSWTQFHPTSLPQMGEYQSKLTLMSESLRNDGRIWVPKKAGETRSAREIPEAERDYYLERKYPSFGNLAPRDISSRAAKEQIDAGHGIGPLRNAVYLDFSDAIQRDGKEVIAKKYGNLFSMYKKITGMDAYSEPMMISPSAHFSMGGLWVDYELMSNVEGLFVLGEANFADHGANRLGANSLLQACVDGYFIAPHTVMNYLAGEKPIQNLSTPNAENSIKETENRLAKLLSIQGNTTAEEFHKALGKVLYTKCGLSRKKSELLEAKEELKALQESFYKDLIVSGSSNVINFELEKAGRVEDYLELAQLIVEDALQREESCGAHFRVEHQTNEGEAKRNDKEFKYVSVWESTLAGEYKLHKELLEFEAIQISERSYK; encoded by the coding sequence ATGTTAAATTCCAAAGTCCCGCCAGGTCCCATACAGGAAAAATGGACGCAGTACAAAGCAAATTGTAAACTGATCAACCCTTCTAATAGGCGGAAATATAAAGTTATCGTTGTGGGCACAGGTCTAGCTGGTTCTTCGGTTGCTTCAAGCTTATCAGAACTCGGCTTTCAGGTGGAAGTTTTCACTTTTCATGAATCCCCAAGAAGGGCCCACAGCGTAGCTGCCCAAGGGGGCATCAATGCTGCAAAGGATTATAAAAATGATGGGGACAGTATCTGGCGGATGTTTTATGATACAGTCAAAGGCGGGGATTTCCGTTCCAGAGAAGCAAATGTATACCGGATGGCTGAATGCTCTCTGGGGTTGATCGACCAAGCTGTTGCGCAGGGTGTTCCATTTGCAAGAGAATACAGTGGTTATCTCAGCAATAGGTCTTTTGGCGGTGTACAGGTAAGCAGGACTTTTTACGCCCGTGGGCAAACAGGTCAGCAGTTACTGCAAGGTGCCTATCAGGCACTTATCCGGCAATCTGAAGTTGGTTTATTGACCATCCATACAAGGCATGAGATGTTGGACCTTATTCTGGAAGATGGTAAAGCCAAAGGAATAGTAAGCAGAAATCTGGATAACGGACAGATAAAAAGTCACATGGCCGATGCAGTAATTTTGGCTACCGGAGGATATGGGAAAATCTATTACCTCTCCACATTGGCCATGAACTGTAATGCGACTGCTATTTGGCGGGCACATAAAAAAGGGGCATTTTTTGCCGCTCCGAGTTGGACCCAATTCCATCCTACCTCGCTTCCCCAAATGGGTGAATATCAGTCCAAATTGACGCTGATGTCAGAATCGCTTAGAAATGATGGCAGGATTTGGGTTCCTAAAAAAGCTGGAGAAACCAGATCAGCCCGGGAAATACCCGAAGCAGAGAGAGACTATTACTTGGAAAGGAAGTATCCATCATTCGGCAATCTTGCTCCAAGGGACATCTCTTCAAGAGCGGCAAAGGAACAGATTGATGCCGGTCATGGAATCGGGCCTCTCAGAAATGCGGTATACTTGGATTTCAGTGATGCGATTCAAAGAGATGGCAAAGAGGTTATTGCCAAGAAATACGGTAATCTTTTCAGTATGTACAAAAAAATCACTGGTATGGATGCTTATTCCGAACCCATGATGATTTCTCCCTCTGCCCATTTTTCCATGGGAGGATTATGGGTCGATTACGAATTGATGAGCAATGTGGAAGGGCTGTTTGTATTGGGGGAAGCCAACTTTGCCGATCATGGGGCAAACAGGCTTGGTGCCAATTCCCTATTACAGGCTTGCGTGGATGGATACTTTATTGCTCCTCATACGGTTATGAATTATTTGGCGGGTGAAAAGCCAATCCAAAACCTAAGCACACCAAATGCTGAAAATTCAATCAAAGAAACAGAAAATAGATTAGCTAAACTTTTATCTATTCAAGGGAATACCACCGCAGAAGAATTCCACAAAGCATTGGGAAAAGTACTTTATACCAAGTGCGGCCTCTCAAGAAAAAAATCGGAACTATTGGAAGCCAAGGAAGAACTGAAAGCGCTGCAAGAATCCTTTTACAAAGATCTAATCGTTTCCGGTTCGTCAAATGTTATCAATTTTGAACTGGAAAAAGCCGGTCGGGTGGAAGATTATCTTGAATTGGCCCAGCTGATTGTAGAAGATGCCCTTCAAAGAGAAGAGTCATGTGGGGCCCATTTTCGCGTGGAACATCAGACAAATGAAGGAGAAGCTAAAAGAAATGATAAGGAGTTCAAATATGTGTCTGTTTGGGAAAGCACCTTGGCGGGTGAGTACAAATTGCATAAAGAACTACTTGAGTTTGAAGCGATCCAAATCAGTGAAAGAAGTTATAAATGA
- a CDS encoding copper resistance protein NlpE N-terminal domain-containing protein has translation MKNYVFLSLIIVMMVYSCSSEKVVEQEKALEINQSMASNSKNSLDWKGVYKGITPCADCEGIETSITLKSDETYKRSIKYLGKEDNYFFDEGIFVWNEAGSKVTLEAQDGNTQQYQVGENVLFHLDQDGNRITGDLAENYKLAKNPVDPRLEDKKWILKELMGKPFEQTEGNKEAFLLFEMETSTFSGNGSCNNIFGSYELKDGNRVSFGNAASTMMACQDMETERTFVEIISKVDNYSISEGTLSLNKAKMAPLARFELEENN, from the coding sequence ATGAAAAACTATGTCTTTTTATCCCTGATCATCGTCATGATGGTTTATTCCTGCAGCTCAGAAAAAGTTGTGGAACAGGAAAAGGCTTTGGAGATTAATCAATCTATGGCAAGTAACAGTAAAAACAGTCTTGATTGGAAAGGAGTGTATAAAGGAATTACACCATGTGCTGATTGTGAGGGAATAGAAACCTCCATTACCCTGAAATCGGATGAAACTTACAAAAGGTCAATAAAGTACCTGGGCAAAGAAGATAATTATTTTTTTGATGAAGGAATCTTTGTTTGGAACGAAGCTGGCAGTAAGGTTACCTTGGAAGCCCAAGATGGGAATACCCAACAATATCAGGTTGGAGAAAATGTTCTTTTCCATTTAGATCAAGATGGAAATAGGATCACAGGAGATTTGGCCGAAAACTATAAATTGGCTAAAAACCCTGTTGACCCAAGGCTTGAAGATAAAAAATGGATTCTAAAAGAGCTGATGGGAAAACCTTTTGAACAAACAGAAGGGAACAAAGAAGCTTTCCTCCTTTTCGAGATGGAAACATCCACCTTTTCCGGAAATGGATCCTGTAACAATATTTTCGGTTCCTATGAATTAAAAGATGGAAACAGAGTGAGTTTCGGAAATGCAGCCTCCACCATGATGGCATGTCAGGATATGGAAACCGAAAGGACTTTTGTCGAGATCATTTCAAAAGTTGATAATTACAGCATTTCTGAGGGTACCCTCTCCCTAAACAAAGCAAAGATGGCCCCTTTGGCAAGATTTGAGTTAGAAGAAAATAATTAA
- a CDS encoding formate--tetrahydrofolate ligase gives MIKSDLEIAHASKMRPISEIASKLGIAHDDLRPYGKYVAKLPLKLIDQEKLKGKKLILVTAITPTKSGEGKTTVSIGLSEGLNILGVKTAVVLREPSLGPVFGMKGGAAGGGYSQVLPMESINLHFTGDFAAVEKAHNLLSALLDNHIHSQKNTLNIDPRKIIWKRVMDMNERALRDIVIGLGGSAQGIPRESGFDITAASEVMAALCLSNDLMDLKEKLGNIIIGYTYQDEPVRAHQLKAQGAMAALMKHTIMPNLVQTIEGNPAIIHGGPFANIAQGSNSIIATKMGLSLADFVVTEAGFASDLGGEKFLDLKCQYGNLKPDVAVIVATIRALKSHAGMPYEELKNPNSQAVKDGLPNLDKHIENMKHFMLTPVVAINKFATDSEEEINAVLAHCDKMGVKVALSEGWEKGGNGCLDLAQTVKEAAESGMSNFTPLYHFDWSIEQKIETVARKIYGAAEVEYSVKAKQQIKLFNKIGLDKLPICIAKTQYSLSDDPQLINKPTGFTIKIREFDIAAGAGFIIPIAGTIMRMPGLPSKPAAENIDIDAEGNITGLF, from the coding sequence ATGATCAAATCCGACTTAGAAATCGCCCACGCATCCAAGATGCGTCCCATCTCAGAAATTGCCTCAAAACTAGGAATAGCCCATGATGACCTTCGCCCTTATGGAAAGTATGTGGCCAAACTCCCTCTCAAGCTTATTGATCAGGAAAAACTGAAAGGAAAGAAACTGATATTGGTAACAGCCATCACCCCTACTAAGTCGGGTGAAGGGAAAACAACTGTAAGTATAGGTCTGTCAGAAGGATTGAACATCCTGGGCGTAAAAACAGCAGTGGTATTAAGAGAACCCTCGCTTGGACCGGTATTTGGGATGAAAGGCGGGGCTGCAGGTGGTGGCTATTCTCAGGTATTGCCGATGGAATCTATCAACTTACACTTTACCGGTGATTTCGCAGCGGTGGAAAAAGCCCACAATTTACTTTCAGCTTTGCTGGACAACCATATTCACAGTCAAAAAAACACGCTCAATATTGATCCCCGGAAAATAATCTGGAAGCGTGTGATGGATATGAATGAGCGTGCATTGAGGGATATAGTCATTGGTTTGGGAGGTTCTGCACAGGGGATTCCGAGGGAATCAGGTTTTGATATCACAGCTGCCTCTGAGGTAATGGCAGCTTTATGCCTATCAAACGATCTGATGGACCTCAAAGAAAAGTTGGGAAACATTATTATTGGATATACTTATCAGGATGAACCTGTCCGGGCCCACCAATTGAAAGCACAAGGGGCCATGGCGGCCTTAATGAAACATACCATTATGCCTAATCTTGTGCAAACCATTGAGGGAAATCCTGCAATCATACATGGGGGACCTTTTGCCAATATCGCTCAAGGATCAAACTCCATCATTGCCACAAAAATGGGTTTATCCCTGGCAGATTTCGTTGTAACAGAGGCCGGCTTTGCTTCAGATTTGGGTGGAGAAAAATTTCTTGATTTAAAATGTCAATACGGGAATCTCAAACCTGATGTAGCTGTAATAGTGGCTACTATCAGAGCCTTGAAAAGCCACGCAGGAATGCCTTATGAGGAACTTAAAAACCCCAACTCTCAAGCTGTGAAAGATGGTCTTCCAAATTTGGATAAGCATATTGAAAATATGAAGCATTTTATGCTTACCCCTGTGGTAGCTATAAATAAATTTGCAACAGACTCCGAAGAGGAAATAAATGCTGTTTTGGCACATTGCGACAAAATGGGAGTGAAAGTTGCACTGAGCGAGGGTTGGGAAAAAGGTGGAAACGGCTGTTTGGATTTGGCCCAAACAGTAAAAGAAGCAGCAGAATCCGGTATGAGTAATTTCACACCTCTTTATCACTTTGATTGGAGCATTGAGCAAAAAATAGAAACCGTAGCAAGAAAAATATATGGGGCAGCAGAGGTGGAATATTCTGTAAAAGCCAAACAACAGATAAAGCTGTTCAATAAAATCGGCTTGGACAAATTGCCCATTTGTATAGCCAAAACCCAATATTCCCTTTCTGATGATCCCCAATTAATTAATAAACCCACTGGATTTACCATCAAAATCCGGGAGTTTGATATTGCAGCAGGTGCAGGATTTATTATACCGATTGCCGGAACTATTATGAGAATGCCAGGACTTCCTTCAAAGCCAGCTGCTGAAAACATAGATATTGATGCAGAGGGGAATATTACCGGATTATTTTAA
- a CDS encoding WD40/YVTN/BNR-like repeat-containing protein has protein sequence MSKKFYFNFLVVFFCLIASGSFAQENITLKGNELFGSLSARQIGPAVMSGRISDIAGHPTNNRIIYAGTAGGGVWKSTNGGTTFRSIFDDYNQSIGIIEVDPNNPDNVIWVGTGETWVRNSVSFGDGLYKTVDGGNTWNKIGLENSDRISGIAINPNNSDEVYVGVLGALWGDSDERGVYKTTDGGQTWTNILAGMKDTGCSDLFMDPKDPNTLYAAFWQVRRTAYSFSSGGPNSALYKTKDGGKTWDKIHNGFPTGDLGRIAIALAPSEPSILYSVIESKDKKGLYRSEDAGNSWTFMNGDFELTVRPFYFSRIVVDPKNPDVLVKAGLSGSISRDGGKTFKSLGPMHADIHDIWFDINDSDRFYVATDGGLYRTWDGGTTLEMVESLPVSQFYHVSLDNDEPYRIYGGLQDNGSWFGPSASPGGIEPGDWVSVGAGDGFRVYRHPTKKIVYSEMQGADNIWRYDVEKNVIKNIRPFPGKDEPKYRFNWNTPIQISPHHPDRFYVGSQFLLRSNDMGNNWERISPDLTTNDPAKQNQSSSGGISTDNSGAENHTTIFTIAESPLDENIIWVGTDDGNVQVTQDGGKTWTNVVSNIPDLPKNTWTYHIQPGNFGKGTAYAVFDGHSQNDFKTYAYKTTDFGKTWNSVISDDVHGFARHILEDLENENLLFLGTELGLFVSIDGGKNWSKFTNNMPAASVHYMAMHPKTNDLVLATHGRGIIIIDDISPLRQIKPQMLNEEVYFLKSPPIVMWEERNFGGSSQAITFVGPNPNKSGKIVYYLKKRHTFGAMTLEIFDKNDSKVISLDPGKQKGINIVRWNFTGKAPKVAKGKTFSSGGSGAPRVPAGTYKVVMKKGKEQFETTLELVYDDRTGIAVESRKAQQKVANELFDMTQDLAYLVYQVDSYLDYAEKIKTADPKSNKSMTALINDLNKLKETLVITTGDNYVDTAEPELREKISQLYGIVIANFDRPSVIQEENKNTLNEKLKESQNTFINILSKHEKNLLRYAKSANMENLILDDFVTFIEK, from the coding sequence ATGTCAAAGAAATTTTATTTCAATTTCTTGGTGGTATTTTTTTGCCTGATCGCAAGCGGTTCTTTTGCACAGGAAAATATCACTTTAAAAGGAAACGAACTCTTCGGATCGCTGTCTGCAAGACAAATTGGACCCGCTGTGATGAGCGGACGTATCAGTGACATTGCCGGACACCCTACCAATAACAGAATCATCTATGCAGGTACAGCGGGTGGTGGTGTCTGGAAATCAACCAATGGTGGTACCACCTTCAGATCCATTTTCGATGATTACAATCAGTCTATCGGTATCATTGAAGTTGACCCCAACAATCCTGACAATGTGATATGGGTTGGAACAGGTGAAACATGGGTAAGAAACAGTGTTTCATTTGGTGATGGTCTTTATAAGACCGTCGACGGAGGAAATACCTGGAACAAAATCGGATTAGAAAACTCTGATAGAATCAGTGGTATTGCCATCAATCCCAATAATTCAGATGAGGTTTATGTGGGAGTGCTGGGCGCTTTATGGGGCGATAGTGATGAACGTGGTGTTTACAAAACCACCGATGGCGGGCAGACTTGGACCAATATCCTAGCTGGAATGAAGGATACCGGTTGTTCTGATTTGTTTATGGACCCCAAAGATCCGAACACTCTATATGCTGCTTTCTGGCAAGTAAGGAGAACAGCATATTCCTTCAGTTCAGGTGGACCAAACAGTGCCCTGTACAAAACAAAAGATGGAGGCAAAACCTGGGACAAAATCCATAATGGTTTTCCAACTGGGGATTTGGGAAGAATTGCTATTGCGTTAGCACCTTCTGAGCCCTCTATTCTTTACAGTGTGATCGAATCCAAAGATAAAAAAGGATTATACCGGTCAGAAGATGCCGGCAATTCCTGGACTTTTATGAACGGGGATTTCGAGCTTACGGTCAGGCCATTCTATTTTTCGAGAATAGTGGTAGACCCCAAAAACCCGGACGTGCTGGTCAAAGCGGGTTTGTCTGGTAGTATCAGCCGCGATGGTGGAAAAACTTTCAAGAGCCTTGGCCCCATGCATGCTGATATCCATGACATTTGGTTTGATATCAATGATTCCGATAGATTTTATGTGGCTACAGATGGAGGATTATATAGAACATGGGATGGCGGTACTACCTTGGAAATGGTTGAAAGTTTACCGGTATCACAGTTTTACCACGTCAGTTTGGATAATGATGAACCTTACAGGATTTATGGAGGACTACAGGATAATGGTTCTTGGTTTGGCCCATCAGCAAGTCCCGGAGGCATAGAACCCGGGGATTGGGTATCAGTCGGTGCCGGAGACGGGTTCAGAGTGTACAGGCATCCCACCAAAAAAATTGTTTATTCCGAAATGCAGGGTGCTGATAATATCTGGCGCTATGATGTAGAAAAAAATGTTATCAAAAACATCCGGCCTTTCCCGGGCAAAGATGAACCAAAATACCGCTTCAACTGGAATACCCCTATACAGATCAGTCCCCATCATCCCGATCGGTTTTATGTGGGCAGTCAGTTTTTGTTGCGGTCCAATGATATGGGCAACAATTGGGAAAGAATATCACCCGATCTGACAACCAATGACCCTGCCAAACAAAACCAATCCTCTTCAGGGGGAATTTCCACAGATAATTCAGGCGCAGAGAATCACACGACAATATTTACCATTGCTGAATCCCCACTTGATGAAAATATCATTTGGGTAGGTACTGACGATGGAAATGTTCAGGTCACTCAAGATGGCGGCAAGACTTGGACTAATGTGGTTTCCAATATTCCGGATTTACCAAAAAACACCTGGACTTATCATATTCAGCCCGGAAATTTCGGAAAAGGAACCGCTTATGCTGTATTTGATGGACACAGCCAAAATGACTTTAAGACTTATGCCTACAAAACCACGGATTTTGGGAAAACCTGGAATTCTGTCATCAGCGATGATGTACATGGATTTGCAAGGCATATCCTTGAAGACCTGGAAAATGAAAATCTCCTGTTCTTAGGAACCGAATTGGGTCTCTTTGTAAGCATTGATGGAGGAAAAAACTGGTCGAAATTCACCAACAACATGCCTGCTGCATCAGTGCATTACATGGCCATGCATCCAAAAACCAACGACTTGGTATTAGCTACCCACGGAAGAGGTATCATCATTATAGATGATATTAGCCCATTAAGACAGATCAAACCCCAAATGCTAAACGAGGAAGTTTATTTTCTCAAATCTCCGCCTATTGTCATGTGGGAAGAAAGAAATTTCGGCGGATCGAGTCAGGCAATTACCTTTGTGGGACCAAACCCTAACAAGTCCGGAAAAATTGTTTATTATCTCAAAAAGCGGCATACATTCGGTGCCATGACGCTTGAAATTTTTGATAAAAATGATAGTAAAGTCATCAGTCTCGACCCCGGTAAACAAAAAGGCATAAACATAGTCCGTTGGAATTTCACAGGAAAAGCTCCCAAGGTGGCCAAAGGAAAAACCTTTTCTTCTGGAGGATCTGGAGCTCCAAGAGTTCCTGCAGGAACCTATAAGGTGGTGATGAAAAAAGGCAAAGAACAATTTGAAACCACCTTAGAACTCGTTTATGACGATAGGACTGGAATAGCTGTGGAAAGCAGAAAAGCACAGCAAAAGGTGGCGAATGAACTTTTTGATATGACCCAGGATCTGGCTTATTTGGTTTATCAGGTGGACAGTTATTTGGATTATGCAGAAAAAATCAAAACCGCAGATCCAAAATCAAACAAATCAATGACTGCATTAATCAATGATCTAAACAAGCTCAAAGAAACATTGGTCATTACAACGGGTGATAATTACGTGGATACGGCCGAACCTGAATTAAGGGAGAAAATTTCTCAGCTTTATGGTATAGTGATCGCCAATTTTGACAGACCATCAGTAATTCAAGAAGAAAACAAAAATACCCTGAATGAAAAGCTGAAAGAGTCGCAGAATACTTTCATCAATATCTTATCTAAGCACGAAAAAAATCTCCTTAGATATGCCAAGAGTGCAAATATGGAAAATCTTATTTTGGATGACTTCGTGACTTTTATTGAAAAATAG
- a CDS encoding outer membrane lipoprotein-sorting protein produces MKKLILILALFSFCGLTYAQSVEEIIDQYLENTGGAKEWAKLSSVKMEGKVSAQGMDIPIEIVQTKEGKMYMKFQLQGQEIVQQAFDGTEAWGVNFMTMKPEKSDSETTENMKREMGDFPDPFLDLKSKGYKAELLGTETVEGTECYKVKLTKKPLLVDGEEVENISFYFFDSDTFVPIMVEKEMKVGPAKGITSQTLMSDYQEVDGLYFPFAITEKAKGAPQGQAINITNVILNPKLDPAAFIYKD; encoded by the coding sequence ATGAAAAAGTTAATACTAATTCTTGCATTATTTTCCTTTTGTGGCCTTACATATGCCCAATCAGTAGAAGAAATCATTGATCAATATTTAGAAAACACCGGTGGAGCCAAAGAGTGGGCAAAATTATCTTCTGTAAAAATGGAAGGAAAGGTAAGTGCTCAGGGAATGGATATTCCGATAGAGATAGTCCAAACTAAGGAAGGGAAAATGTATATGAAATTTCAACTTCAAGGTCAGGAAATTGTTCAGCAGGCATTTGATGGCACTGAGGCTTGGGGTGTTAATTTCATGACCATGAAACCTGAAAAAAGTGACAGTGAAACCACCGAAAACATGAAGCGTGAGATGGGTGATTTCCCTGATCCATTTTTGGATTTAAAAAGTAAGGGCTATAAAGCTGAATTGCTTGGCACAGAAACAGTGGAAGGAACAGAATGTTACAAAGTTAAATTAACCAAGAAACCTCTATTGGTTGATGGTGAAGAAGTGGAGAATATCTCCTTTTATTTCTTTGACTCAGATACCTTCGTTCCCATTATGGTAGAAAAAGAAATGAAAGTCGGTCCTGCCAAAGGTATAACCAGTCAGACTTTAATGAGCGATTATCAGGAAGTCGATGGATTATATTTTCCTTTCGCCATCACAGAAAAAGCAAAGGGTGCTCCTCAGGGCCAGGCAATAAACATAACCAATGTAATATTGAACCCTAAATTAGATCCTGCCGCATTTATCTATAAGGATTAA
- a CDS encoding voltage-gated chloride channel family protein — protein sequence MEKTDNKKDQNPPGGFRSYLRKISIHFPKLFPPPSADRLKNSLSLFEVEMDWIVSMSNQDLPSGSKISWKPSAKKMLDEAKIASTLGDTEKGWRCLKAADRFLYYGLAEVAPELLLAKEKTIIKEANDENKKLSFWRKNTINDLLPEKKEESLKELKPILTPERVNRIVEAKKILDEHFDNIYQKQTIIKSRLNILFYLGGLLIIFWFFAHPPVPLKIDKEDPFHYLVNHPLHFWWFVVLSGCLGAILSSFTDTISNFGKRSSIPNELSLGFLLLSRLMVGALSAIAVILILSADILNYKPDTVAMVLTLAFVSGFSDRFLASAIGKMLNS from the coding sequence ATGGAAAAAACTGATAATAAAAAGGATCAAAATCCACCTGGGGGATTTAGAAGTTATTTAAGGAAGATTTCAATCCATTTTCCCAAGCTATTTCCCCCACCCTCAGCGGATAGACTGAAAAACAGCCTTTCTCTTTTTGAAGTGGAAATGGATTGGATTGTATCCATGTCAAATCAGGACTTACCATCAGGTTCAAAAATTTCCTGGAAACCTTCGGCTAAGAAAATGCTGGATGAAGCAAAAATAGCTTCTACCTTAGGGGACACTGAAAAGGGTTGGAGGTGTCTTAAGGCTGCAGACAGGTTTCTGTATTATGGCTTGGCGGAAGTGGCCCCTGAATTATTGTTGGCAAAGGAAAAGACAATTATTAAAGAAGCTAACGACGAAAATAAAAAACTCTCATTCTGGAGAAAAAACACCATCAACGATCTTCTACCGGAAAAAAAAGAGGAATCATTAAAAGAACTTAAGCCAATTCTAACCCCAGAAAGAGTTAACCGAATTGTCGAGGCAAAAAAAATATTGGATGAACATTTTGACAATATTTATCAAAAGCAAACCATTATCAAAAGCAGGCTCAACATCCTCTTTTACCTGGGTGGGCTTTTAATCATATTTTGGTTTTTCGCCCATCCTCCTGTCCCACTAAAAATTGATAAAGAAGACCCTTTCCATTATTTGGTAAACCACCCGCTTCATTTTTGGTGGTTTGTGGTATTATCAGGTTGTTTGGGAGCCATATTGAGTTCATTTACAGATACCATCAGTAATTTCGGAAAGAGAAGCAGTATTCCGAACGAGTTGTCTTTGGGATTTTTGCTCTTGTCCAGGCTGATGGTGGGAGCATTATCTGCTATTGCAGTGATCTTGATACTCAGTGCAGATATCTTGAACTACAAGCCGGATACTGTGGCAATGGTACTTACTTTGGCTTTTGTTTCGGGATTTTCGGACAGATTCCTGGCATCGGCAATTGGCAAAATGTTGAATTCCTGA
- a CDS encoding S1 family peptidase, producing MKALVPLFFCVILFLPKSYGQTFNPDNSINSVVQVWVTDVNRTRERKVLTGFVWKSPNQIITAMHGMQAGWKIEVKYANQAVIREARIKKVLPKADLVLLELTNNESNLPANISPIQSAFLGKIQFGEPLYCLGLTQGSLGIPSRTLSKGFLQPKETLEYLVPDNVKRELRTTSLGLDLDIIYFDNGNLLPSNSGAPIFDKQGRLVGVGNGGLEKGTVNISWAIPAKYISELENSAITQLPSAVATNKTFFSSSVILEGDGNNMERAFNQSNQFRPVKTREFEFYKTKNRSIVELTETAENPLNILQLNNEITKQFNVKLDLDNIRLDIYEDVQNGVVVVVPEGLELTVMYPRTEEEVLQVGFRNNENTKLVFGVIKDKDFELTELSMNEIISFLDEEFFYMLAQAYGISGFMIAEEYTFLDEDYERGRKTVNISAVGAEMVYNPADGRQYGISTYVTLLVNKDKVIFTAAISALSSDLLLNVTMYGMNCLGINKNSVDCKNFMDFYNAFTAAHLTTFAY from the coding sequence ATGAAAGCATTGGTCCCATTATTCTTTTGTGTCATCCTTTTCCTTCCTAAATCCTATGGACAAACCTTTAATCCTGACAATTCAATCAATTCAGTTGTACAGGTTTGGGTGACTGATGTCAACAGAACACGGGAAAGAAAAGTCCTGACGGGTTTTGTCTGGAAAAGTCCAAACCAGATTATTACTGCAATGCATGGCATGCAGGCAGGATGGAAAATAGAAGTCAAATATGCCAATCAGGCTGTTATCAGGGAGGCAAGAATTAAAAAAGTGCTTCCCAAAGCTGACCTCGTCTTGCTTGAACTAACCAATAATGAATCAAATCTGCCTGCCAATATTTCTCCTATCCAAAGTGCTTTTCTTGGCAAGATCCAATTTGGCGAACCGCTATATTGTTTGGGACTGACCCAGGGTTCTTTAGGAATTCCTTCCAGAACTTTATCCAAAGGTTTCCTTCAACCAAAAGAAACACTGGAATATCTGGTACCTGATAATGTGAAGCGGGAATTGAGGACAACAAGTCTGGGACTTGATTTGGATATTATTTATTTCGATAACGGAAATCTTCTTCCCAGCAACTCCGGTGCTCCCATTTTTGATAAACAGGGCAGATTGGTGGGCGTCGGAAACGGGGGATTGGAAAAAGGCACCGTTAATATCAGTTGGGCCATTCCTGCCAAATATATTTCCGAACTCGAAAACTCAGCAATAACCCAGCTTCCATCTGCCGTTGCTACAAATAAAACTTTTTTCTCGTCTTCGGTGATTTTGGAGGGTGATGGTAACAATATGGAGCGGGCATTTAATCAATCCAACCAATTCAGACCTGTCAAAACCAGAGAGTTTGAATTTTACAAAACAAAAAACAGAAGTATTGTTGAACTAACGGAAACTGCCGAAAACCCATTAAACATATTACAATTGAATAATGAGATCACTAAACAGTTCAATGTGAAACTTGATCTCGACAATATCAGATTGGATATTTATGAAGATGTTCAGAACGGGGTAGTTGTTGTGGTTCCTGAAGGTTTGGAATTGACAGTGATGTATCCAAGAACAGAGGAAGAAGTTTTGCAGGTAGGATTCAGGAATAATGAAAATACGAAGCTGGTGTTTGGGGTTATAAAAGACAAAGATTTTGAATTGACCGAACTCTCCATGAATGAAATCATTTCATTTTTGGATGAGGAATTTTTCTACATGCTCGCACAAGCTTATGGCATATCCGGATTTATGATTGCGGAAGAATATACCTTTCTTGATGAGGATTATGAAAGGGGAAGAAAGACAGTTAATATTAGTGCCGTCGGTGCAGAAATGGTATATAACCCGGCTGATGGAAGACAATATGGAATATCCACTTATGTTACCCTATTGGTCAATAAAGATAAGGTTATTTTTACAGCAGCTATTTCAGCCCTGTCCTCTGACCTTTTGCTGAATGTCACCATGTATGGAATGAATTGCTTAGGGATAAATAAAAACTCAGTTGATTGTAAAAATTTCATGGATTTCTACAATGCTTTTACGGCAGCACATCTGACTACTTTTGCCTATTAA